In Treponema rectale, a single genomic region encodes these proteins:
- a CDS encoding dihydroorotate dehydrogenase: protein MDAPEIDENGKGILYAQKADVSFVKKIEGQSNVYLLEVLTAVEKNQISSRPGQFYMIKGSVSGVQFGRPISVYNSTEGTVPASEKKLLKIQFMILEKGEGTKELCHLKPNDKIDITGPLGNCFTLPQDIYALESDRPQIAIVGGGIGVAPVANFASSLTPKSYDFFASFKSKTYGLENIKAQNLIITTDDGSEGIHGMLSAALTEEKIKAAGYKVIFACGPMPMLSYVKDIAEKCGIKSYLSLEKKMLCGAGACLGCTIQTKIGNRRVCKDGPIFEGSILDFDLLRSQIPSAHKNHCLENKEPDLKVKIAGVEFKNPVIAASGTFGFGQNYRGFFDVSRIGGISSKGLTLNPKPGNEGERIIEITGGDINSIGLENPGVPSFIENELPRMLSLDTTTIANLAGSDLESYVEGAKLLDKTDVPMIELNISCPNVKHGGMAWGTEPEAAYECVSAVRKATSKPLMVKLSPNAPDLVAVALSCIKAGADALSLINTIQAVAIDIEKARPYFNNVKAGMCGPAVKPIALRMVYDVCSAIKKLPESEQVPVVGLGGISRWQDAVEFIMAGADAVQVGSATFSNPNAMCEIVDGLTAFMKSHGYSSIAEMKGLAL from the coding sequence ATGGATGCACCGGAAATCGACGAAAATGGAAAAGGCATTTTATACGCCCAGAAAGCAGATGTAAGTTTCGTAAAAAAAATTGAAGGACAGTCAAACGTCTACCTTCTCGAAGTTCTTACTGCTGTAGAAAAAAATCAGATCTCTTCCAGACCGGGACAGTTTTACATGATTAAAGGAAGTGTTTCCGGAGTTCAGTTTGGAAGACCAATAAGCGTATACAATTCTACAGAAGGAACCGTTCCTGCATCAGAAAAAAAACTGCTTAAAATCCAGTTCATGATTCTTGAAAAGGGTGAAGGAACAAAAGAACTCTGTCACTTAAAGCCTAATGATAAAATTGACATAACCGGACCTTTAGGCAACTGCTTTACTCTTCCCCAGGATATCTATGCCCTTGAAAGTGACAGGCCTCAAATTGCAATTGTGGGAGGAGGAATCGGAGTTGCACCGGTTGCAAATTTTGCTTCTTCCCTTACTCCAAAAAGCTATGATTTTTTTGCCAGCTTCAAATCAAAAACCTACGGGCTTGAAAACATAAAGGCACAGAACCTTATCATAACGACAGATGACGGAAGCGAAGGTATTCACGGAATGCTCAGTGCAGCCCTTACGGAAGAAAAAATAAAGGCTGCAGGATATAAAGTAATTTTTGCCTGCGGTCCAATGCCTATGCTTTCTTATGTAAAAGACATTGCAGAAAAATGCGGAATTAAATCTTACCTGAGTCTCGAAAAGAAAATGCTTTGCGGTGCAGGGGCCTGTCTCGGATGTACGATTCAGACAAAAATCGGAAACAGGCGTGTATGCAAAGACGGACCGATATTTGAAGGAAGCATTCTTGATTTTGACTTACTGCGCTCACAGATTCCTTCAGCACATAAAAACCACTGCCTTGAAAATAAAGAGCCGGATCTAAAAGTAAAAATTGCAGGTGTTGAATTTAAAAATCCGGTAATTGCAGCCAGCGGAACTTTTGGCTTCGGTCAAAACTACAGAGGCTTTTTTGACGTAAGCAGAATCGGCGGCATAAGTTCAAAAGGCCTTACACTGAATCCTAAACCAGGCAATGAAGGAGAACGCATTATAGAAATAACCGGAGGAGACATAAACTCCATCGGTCTTGAAAACCCAGGCGTTCCTTCATTTATAGAAAATGAACTTCCGCGAATGCTCTCTCTTGATACAACAACAATTGCAAATCTTGCAGGAAGTGACCTTGAGTCTTATGTTGAAGGAGCAAAGCTTCTTGATAAAACAGATGTTCCAATGATTGAACTTAACATCAGCTGTCCTAACGTAAAACACGGCGGAATGGCATGGGGAACGGAACCGGAAGCAGCTTATGAATGTGTAAGTGCTGTCCGCAAAGCTACATCAAAACCGCTTATGGTAAAACTTTCTCCTAATGCACCGGATCTTGTTGCTGTTGCATTAAGCTGTATAAAAGCAGGAGCAGATGCATTAAGCCTCATCAATACAATTCAGGCTGTAGCCATCGACATAGAAAAAGCCCGTCCATATTTTAACAATGTAAAAGCCGGCATGTGCGGCCCGGCAGTAAAGCCGATTGCCTTAAGAATGGTTTATGACGTCTGTTCTGCAATAAAAAAACTTCCGGAATCAGAACAGGTTCCTGTTGTAGGACTTGGCGGTATAAGCAGGTGGCAGGATGCAGTTGAATTCATAATGGCAGGAGCTGATGCAGTTCAGGTCGGAAGCGCAACTTTCTCTAATCCGAACGCAATGTGTGAAATCGTAGACGGACTTACCGCCTTCATGAAATCCCACGGCTACAGTTCCATTGCAGAAATGAAGGGACTGGCGCTGTAA
- a CDS encoding P1 family peptidase — translation MPEQISFSQIEGVSAGNAQNDEAKTGVTVFVFPEGAVAACDVSGGGPASREVPVVDVEKNDININAIVLGGGSAFGLAASDGVMKCLEENSMGYDTHFAKVPIVVQSDIYDLSYGSAKIRPDSAMGYEACKNALEKNSPVSGNIGGGCGATAGKICGMKRAQKSGIGYAAFKLGELKVGAAVVVNSFGDVYSNSKKICGLMNENRTEYCDFLEQLYKTVSEKYAGTFKNTNTTIGAVFTNGNFSKSDLKKIAVMTRAAYAKCIIPCGTMGDGDTIYAASCGTKVPSDVNTAGILATAAMEAAIADAVRSSRISDEEYLSNIK, via the coding sequence ATGCCTGAACAGATCAGTTTTAGTCAGATAGAAGGGGTCTCTGCAGGAAATGCACAGAATGATGAAGCAAAAACCGGAGTAACAGTTTTTGTATTCCCGGAAGGGGCAGTTGCAGCCTGTGATGTCTCCGGAGGCGGTCCTGCCAGCCGGGAAGTCCCTGTTGTTGATGTAGAAAAAAACGACATAAACATAAATGCCATTGTACTTGGAGGAGGCTCTGCCTTCGGACTTGCTGCTTCAGACGGTGTAATGAAATGTCTTGAAGAAAACTCCATGGGCTACGACACACATTTTGCTAAAGTTCCGATTGTCGTTCAAAGTGACATATATGACTTAAGTTATGGAAGTGCAAAAATCAGGCCTGACAGTGCAATGGGATATGAAGCCTGTAAAAATGCTCTTGAAAAAAATTCCCCGGTAAGCGGAAACATCGGCGGAGGCTGCGGTGCAACTGCCGGAAAAATCTGCGGAATGAAGCGGGCCCAGAAAAGCGGTATCGGTTATGCGGCTTTTAAACTTGGAGAGCTTAAAGTCGGAGCTGCAGTTGTTGTAAATTCTTTTGGAGATGTATACAGCAATTCAAAAAAAATCTGCGGCCTGATGAATGAAAACAGAACTGAGTACTGCGATTTTCTGGAACAGCTTTACAAAACCGTTTCCGAAAAATATGCCGGTACTTTTAAAAATACAAATACAACAATCGGAGCTGTTTTTACAAACGGAAACTTTTCAAAATCTGACCTGAAAAAAATTGCCGTAATGACACGAGCCGCCTATGCAAAATGCATAATTCCATGCGGAACAATGGGTGACGGAGATACAATCTATGCGGCAAGTTGCGGAACAAAAGTTCCTTCAGACGTAAACACAGCCGGTATACTTGCAACAGCAGCAATGGAAGCTGCAATAGCAGATGCCGTACGTTCATCAAGAATAAGTGATGAAGAATATCTTTCCAACATAAAATAA
- the pyrF gene encoding orotidine-5'-phosphate decarboxylase, producing the protein MKHNMQILQELGTANGPLCVGLDTDPSYIPQSVLKNYPSPAQAVLAYNKEIISRVTQEKSACCFKVQIAYYEAMGLEGMKVYAETLKEVKKSGLICISDIKRGDIAATAGAYARAHFTGDFETDIITINPYMGFDTLKPFAEYCKKGKGIFVLLRTSNPGMTDIEQQELKNGKRVLDNVGEELERLRTEFESDFAGQTCSPIGAVVGCTEESDARLLRDAYPEIYFLIPGYGAQGGAARICATLMDKCGGTVNSSRGILCAWKKDSDCLAKGEDSLTMKDIADAASKAALASKKELLDAYKNL; encoded by the coding sequence ATGAAACATAACATGCAGATTTTACAGGAACTGGGCACTGCAAACGGCCCTCTTTGCGTTGGTTTGGATACTGATCCTTCTTATATTCCCCAGTCGGTTTTAAAAAACTACCCTTCTCCGGCTCAGGCTGTTCTTGCCTACAATAAAGAAATCATTTCCAGAGTTACTCAGGAAAAAAGCGCCTGCTGCTTTAAGGTTCAGATTGCCTATTATGAAGCCATGGGACTTGAAGGAATGAAAGTCTACGCAGAAACCTTAAAGGAAGTAAAAAAATCAGGTTTAATCTGCATTTCTGACATAAAAAGAGGCGACATTGCCGCAACCGCCGGTGCCTATGCCAGGGCACATTTTACCGGTGACTTTGAAACAGACATTATTACCATAAATCCGTACATGGGTTTTGATACCCTTAAGCCATTTGCCGAATACTGCAAAAAAGGAAAGGGTATTTTTGTTCTCCTGCGCACTTCAAACCCTGGAATGACTGACATTGAACAGCAGGAACTTAAAAACGGAAAGCGTGTTCTTGATAATGTGGGAGAAGAACTTGAACGTCTTAGAACTGAATTTGAATCAGACTTTGCAGGACAGACCTGTTCTCCAATAGGAGCTGTGGTTGGCTGTACGGAAGAAAGCGATGCAAGACTTTTACGGGATGCATACCCTGAGATTTACTTCCTTATTCCGGGATACGGCGCACAGGGAGGCGCTGCAAGAATCTGTGCCACCCTTATGGATAAATGCGGAGGCACCGTAAACTCAAGCCGCGGCATACTCTGCGCATGGAAAAAAGATTCTGACTGCCTTGCAAAAGGTGAAGATTCCCTTACGATGAAGGACATTGCAGACGCAGCTTCAAAGGCAGCTCTTGCAAGTAAAAAAGAACTTCTTGATGCATACAAAAACCTTTAA
- a CDS encoding MBL fold metallo-hydrolase RNA specificity domain-containing protein, whose translation MAVISYSLGAAQEVTGSKHILEIDGRSFMIDCGAFQGKRSESDEKNRNFDFAPDKIESVVLTHAHYDHCGLLPVLTKNGYGGNIYATPATRDLANIVMMDSARIQARDAEFLAKQAAKKGEKFSWKPLFTEKDCVKAADQIITLSYNRKMFIAPDVQLEFFDAGHILGSSLAYFTITGQRKNHLSGKASGGMGTSRRRLWHRIFGINPDKRGRDQAQEEEALKGAPSDEIRVLYTGDLGRKCKPIIRDPAVEFPAPDYIFMESTYGNRLHEPSSVAMEDLEKIVRRAVDQKGKIIIPSFAIERAQEILYYLHLLVDQKKIPQIPVYMDSPMAVNATGIFQLHQECYDEKTKQAFLQHHKNPFGWNSMQFVQSVDESKELNKKQGPMIIISADGMCEAGRILYHLANNINNPKNIILLVGYMSENTLGRRIRDGEKEVKILGDWYNVKAQVETINAFSAHADYQESLDWLNEIDTSRLKKIFLVHGEHDAQLFMKDFLEKNGYPNVEIVKYGESYELK comes from the coding sequence ATGGCAGTAATAAGTTATTCATTAGGTGCAGCTCAGGAAGTAACAGGAAGTAAACATATTCTTGAAATTGACGGAAGAAGCTTTATGATTGACTGCGGTGCATTCCAGGGAAAGCGTTCTGAAAGTGATGAAAAAAACAGGAATTTTGATTTTGCTCCTGATAAGATTGAAAGTGTAGTTCTTACACATGCTCATTATGATCACTGCGGACTTTTGCCTGTACTTACAAAAAACGGTTACGGCGGAAACATTTATGCAACTCCTGCAACCCGTGATCTTGCTAATATTGTAATGATGGACAGTGCCCGCATTCAGGCTCGTGATGCGGAATTTCTTGCAAAACAGGCTGCAAAAAAAGGCGAGAAGTTTTCCTGGAAGCCATTGTTTACGGAAAAAGACTGCGTTAAGGCTGCTGATCAGATTATTACCTTAAGCTATAACCGTAAAATGTTCATAGCTCCTGACGTTCAGCTGGAATTTTTTGATGCAGGTCATATTCTTGGAAGTTCACTGGCATATTTTACGATTACAGGACAGCGTAAAAACCATCTCAGCGGAAAAGCATCCGGCGGTATGGGAACTTCCCGCAGAAGATTATGGCACCGCATATTCGGTATAAATCCTGATAAGAGAGGAAGGGATCAGGCTCAGGAAGAAGAAGCTCTTAAAGGGGCTCCAAGTGATGAAATCCGTGTTCTTTATACAGGTGACCTTGGCCGCAAGTGCAAGCCTATTATCCGTGATCCGGCAGTTGAATTTCCGGCACCGGATTATATTTTTATGGAAAGTACATACGGAAACCGTCTTCATGAACCTTCTTCAGTGGCAATGGAAGATCTTGAAAAAATCGTACGCCGCGCTGTAGATCAGAAAGGCAAGATTATCATTCCGTCTTTTGCAATTGAACGTGCTCAGGAGATTCTGTATTACCTTCATCTTCTTGTAGATCAGAAAAAGATTCCTCAGATTCCTGTATACATGGATTCGCCGATGGCTGTAAATGCTACCGGTATTTTCCAGCTGCATCAGGAATGTTATGACGAAAAGACAAAGCAGGCTTTCCTTCAGCATCATAAGAATCCTTTCGGATGGAACAGCATGCAGTTTGTTCAGTCTGTTGATGAATCAAAGGAACTTAACAAAAAGCAGGGTCCGATGATAATCATCAGTGCCGACGGTATGTGTGAAGCCGGCCGTATTCTTTATCATCTTGCAAATAACATTAACAATCCTAAGAATATCATTCTTCTTGTAGGCTATATGTCAGAAAATACTCTGGGACGCAGGATCCGCGACGGAGAAAAAGAAGTAAAGATTCTTGGAGACTGGTATAACGTAAAGGCTCAGGTAGAAACAATAAATGCATTCAGTGCCCACGCTGATTATCAGGAAAGTCTGGACTGGCTTAATGAAATTGACACAAGCCGCCTTAAAAAGATTTTCCTTGTACACGGTGAACATGATGCCCAGCTGTTTATGAAGGATTTCCTTGAAAAGAACGGCTATCCGAATGTAGAAATTGTTAAATACGGTGAGTCTTATGAACTTAAATAG
- a CDS encoding C40 family peptidase, producing MKNFVKTLTALFLFSAACAQSFAAPKVSDERQKLITYALKLEGTKYVWGGSDPKRDGGLDCSGYVSWCVNHAVSPKLTDNGHFPRLCNAMFEKTEVVSINNREPGDLVFFKANPNSEKITHVGIYCGVYHGPNKKFEGKRVFISAISDGPRTGVQLELMDARYWKQHYYATGRFLPKTKQ from the coding sequence ATGAAGAATTTTGTAAAGACACTTACTGCACTTTTTTTATTCTCTGCTGCATGTGCACAATCATTTGCAGCACCAAAGGTTTCTGATGAACGGCAGAAGCTCATTACCTATGCCCTCAAACTTGAAGGAACAAAATATGTCTGGGGAGGAAGTGATCCTAAAAGAGACGGCGGTTTAGACTGCTCCGGATATGTTTCCTGGTGCGTAAACCATGCAGTCAGTCCAAAGCTTACAGACAACGGACACTTTCCGCGGCTATGCAATGCGATGTTTGAAAAAACAGAAGTAGTTTCTATAAATAACAGGGAACCAGGAGATTTAGTTTTTTTTAAAGCAAATCCTAACTCCGAAAAAATAACTCACGTGGGAATTTACTGCGGAGTTTATCATGGACCTAATAAAAAATTTGAAGGAAAAAGAGTTTTTATTTCTGCTATAAGTGACGGCCCAAGAACAGGCGTTCAGCTGGAATTAATGGATGCCCGCTACTGGAAGCAGCACTACTACGCAACAGGCAGATTCCTTCCGAAGACAAAACAATAG
- a CDS encoding OmpA family protein: MKRIIFLIAAAILFSGQYLFSQNYSLVERTDLRRYDNGKYTGLVSREVRSFIVAKPDSQNKEEKIYDGNFYVLEKTKRNTMNVKRPLNTAIPSSFKILSDGDMIMLEDNGYPSFRSFPSFTDKQISIGDSWNANALRSCDPLNKNIFTVMPIYVQYTYLKDDVFYGEEVYVLQAKWATRYTAGESEFNCDPDLLKASGSHTATMNISKKTKNALVVRDSVDETFFYADGKQITFRGTISLFTEYPPKIDGSEIIKKLSAQKDIAVSKTDAGIMLTLSDLKFKSDSAELLPGQTQLLDSIAQVLKPLEKTQFLIEGHTASTGNEKGELELSLERAYSIARELSRRGVNEEMIICKGSGSHKPAADNSTPEGRAKNRRVEITILE, encoded by the coding sequence ATGAAGAGAATAATTTTTTTAATAGCTGCAGCCATACTTTTTAGCGGACAATACCTGTTCAGTCAAAATTACTCCCTTGTAGAAAGAACCGATTTACGTCGCTATGACAACGGAAAATATACCGGACTTGTCAGCAGGGAAGTCAGGAGTTTTATCGTAGCAAAACCTGATTCCCAAAATAAAGAAGAAAAAATTTATGACGGCAACTTTTATGTTCTCGAAAAAACAAAACGCAATACAATGAATGTAAAGCGTCCGCTGAACACAGCAATTCCCTCTTCATTTAAAATACTCTCTGACGGGGACATGATAATGCTGGAAGACAACGGCTATCCCAGCTTCAGAAGTTTTCCGTCTTTTACTGACAAACAGATTTCCATCGGAGACAGCTGGAATGCAAATGCCTTACGAAGCTGCGATCCCCTGAACAAAAACATATTTACGGTAATGCCGATTTACGTTCAGTACACATATCTTAAGGACGACGTTTTTTACGGTGAAGAAGTTTATGTACTACAGGCTAAGTGGGCAACAAGATATACAGCCGGCGAAAGTGAATTCAACTGTGATCCGGATTTACTAAAGGCTTCCGGTTCACACACTGCAACAATGAACATCAGTAAAAAAACAAAAAATGCTCTTGTCGTAAGGGACAGTGTTGACGAAACTTTCTTTTACGCAGACGGAAAACAGATCACCTTCAGGGGAACCATTTCTTTATTTACGGAATATCCTCCTAAAATCGACGGAAGTGAAATCATAAAAAAACTTTCCGCACAGAAAGACATTGCTGTTTCTAAAACCGATGCGGGAATCATGCTTACCCTTTCTGATTTAAAGTTTAAATCTGACAGTGCAGAACTTCTTCCGGGACAGACACAGCTGCTTGATTCAATTGCACAGGTCTTAAAACCTCTGGAAAAAACACAGTTCCTTATAGAAGGACATACCGCTTCTACCGGAAACGAAAAAGGCGAGCTTGAACTTTCCCTTGAGCGCGCATATTCAATTGCCCGGGAACTTTCCAGACGGGGCGTAAATGAAGAAATGATTATCTGCAAGGGAAGCGGTTCCCACAAACCGGCTGCAGACAACTCCACCCCTGAGGGAAGGGCAAAAAACCGCCGCGTAGAAATTACAATCCTTGAATAA